The proteins below come from a single Aegilops tauschii subsp. strangulata cultivar AL8/78 chromosome 6, Aet v6.0, whole genome shotgun sequence genomic window:
- the LOC109773995 gene encoding uncharacterized protein — protein sequence MLPVIKFALLPSVLILASASSFWALASSNKTDLDALIALKAGLSRHSYALDSWNTTADFCQWHGVICSLNHKQRVSALNLSSAGLRGYVAPSLGNLTYLRSLDLSYNLFHGEVPWTISQLSQMSYLDLSNNLLQGEIPWTIGQLRQLSHLYLSNNSIEGGIMYGLRNCTRLVSIKLGLNKLHQEIPDWLGGLSRIEVMSLGKNKFTGIIPPSLGNLSSLRILNINDNQLSGPIPESLGRISKLEKLGLQVNHLSGTIPRTVFNMSSLAHIGLQMNELSGTLPSGLGNGLPKIDHLILALNHFTGRVPSSLANATTIQSLDLSVNKLTGSVPPEIGALCPNFLILKGNQLKSSTAQDWGFITSLTNCTSVKGVILRHNRFSGVLPNSIANLSRQLEFFDISFNEIYGKIPVGIGNFPYLIKLGLSRNRFTGAIPDSIGNLKMLQWLTLDNNRISGTMPSSLGNLTQLEHLSVANSVLQGYLPANLGNLQRIVDANFSNNALSGPLPTEIFSLSSLSYILDLSRNHFSSYLPSQVGGLTKLTYLYIHENNLSGMLPDTPSNCESLMELRLDGNYFNGIIPLSISRMRGLVLLNLTKNALTGAIPREIGLMNGLKELYLAHNNLSAQIPETLESMTSLYQLDISFNLLDGQVPARGVFANLTGFLFDGNDKLCGGISELHLPSCPTKPVVHRQRITHVVQNAVISSASIILLLCLILALVVFSLKGKLRIPSVRTAPLAPSFMNDMYPRVSYSDLAQATDGFTANNTVGTGRYGCVYKGRMLLKESVITVAVKVFDPEQSGSSRSFVAECKVLSKIRHRNLIGIRTCCSDLNQNDFKAIVFDFMPHGDLDKWLHHDTYAPNSVKVLTLMQRLSIAVDIAAALDYLHNNCQPAMVHCDLKPSNILLGEGMVAHVGDFGLTKIVTDPEGEQLINSKSSVVGTIGYVAPEYGEGGQISPSGDVYSFGIVLLEMFTAKTPTEAMFTGGFTLLEYAKMAYPAQLMEIIDPLLLSVENTQGDINSIMYFVTRLALECSRKRPTERLSIRDVVAEMNKIMACHAAGVTRQSGSG from the exons ATGTTACCTGTTATAAAATTTGCTCTCTTGCCATCTGTGCTCATACTGGCATCAGCTTCAAGTTTCTGGGCACTGGCATCCAGCAATAAGACTGATCTGGATGCCTTGATAGCATTAAAGGCGGGTCTAAGCCGTCACTCGTATGCACTAGATTCATGGAACACAACTGCTGACTTCTGCCAATGGCATGGTGTCATCTGCAGCCTCAATCATAAGCAAAGGGTCTCAGCACTTAATCTCTCCTCGGCGGGCCTTCGTGGATATGTAGCTCCTTCCCTGGGGAACCTCACTTACCTGAGAAGTCTAGATCTCAGCTACAATCTATTTCATGGTGAAGTCCCATGGACAATTTCCCAGCTGTCACAAATGTCATATCTTGACCTCTCAAACAATTTGCTCCAGGGAGAAATTCCTTGGACAATTGGCCAGCTCAGACAGTTATCACACCTCTATCTCTCAAATAATTCAATTGAAGGTGGGATCATGTATGGCCTGAGGAACTGCACCCGTCTTGTCAGCATCAAACTTGGCCTGAACAAGCTCCACCAAGAAATCCCTGATTGGCTTGGAGGCTTGTCAAGGATTGAGGTCATGTCACTAGGGAAGAACAAGTTCACAGGGATCATCCCACCATCACTTGGCAACTTATCATCGCTGCGGATATTGAACATCAATGACAACCAGCTGAGTGGTCCGATTCCTGAGAGTCTTGGCAGGATCAGTAAGCTTGAGAAGCTAGGACTGCAAGTAAACCACCTCTCAGGCACCATCCCAAGAACGGTCTTTAACATGTCCTCACTCGCCCACATCGGTCTGCAGATGAACGAGCTAAGCGGCACACTTCCCTCCGGATTGGGCAATGGGCTACCAAAAATCGACCACCTTATCCTTGCTCTGAACCATTTCACTGGAAGAGTTCCATCTTCACTTGCAAATGCAACCACGATTCAGTCACTTGACCTCTCTGTTAACAAACTCACTGGATCCGTGCCTCCAGAGATTGGAGCACTCTGCCCGAACTTCCTGATTCTTAAAGGAAACCAGCTGAAGTCAAGCACTGCCCAGGACTGGGGGTTCATCACTTCATTAACAAATTGTACTAGTGTTAAAGGTGTCATATTGCGACACAACAGGTTTAGTGGTGTGCTTCCAAATTCTATCGCAAACCTGTCCAGGCAACTCGAATTTTTTGATATTAGTTTCAATGAGATTTATGGCAAGATACCAGTTGGCATTGGCAACTTCCCTTACCTAATCAAGCTCGGACTCTCTAGAAATCGATTTACAGGTGCCATACCAGACAGCATAGGGAACTTGAAAATGCTCCAGTGGTTGACACTAGATAATAACCGTATTTCTGGCACGATGCCGTCCTCGCTCGGGAACTTAACACAGTTGGAGCACCTTTCAGTAGCTAACAGTGTCTTGCAAGGATATCTTCCAGCAAACCTTGGAAATCTCCAACGGATCGTTGATGCAAACTTTTCAAACAATGCGCTTTCAGGTCCCTTACCTACAGAGATTTTTAGCCTCTCATCCTTGTCATACATTCTGGATTTGTCTAGGAATCATTTCAGTAGTTATCTTCCATCCCAAGTAGGTGGCCTCACAAAGCTGACATACTTGTACATCCATGAGAACAACCTATCTGGGATGCTGCCAGATACACCCAGCAACTGTGAGAGCTTGATGGAGCTCCGTTTGGATGGTAATTACTTCAATGGTATCATTCCTCTGTCCATAAGCAGAATGAGAGGCTTGGTACTACTGAATTTGACCAAAAATGCACTCACAGGTGCAATCCCTCGAGAGATAGGGCTCATGAATGGTCTGAAAGAACTGTACCTTGCACACAATAATTTGTCTGCACAGATTCCCGAGACCTTGGAAAGCATGACATCACTTTACCAGCTTGACATATCCTTCAACCTTCTTGATGGGCAAGTCCCAGCACGTGGTGTGTTCGCCAATTTAACCGGATTCTTATTTGATGGGAATGATAAGCTTTGTGGTGGTATTTCCGAGTTGCATCTGCCTTCATGCCCAACCAAACCAGTTGTGCATCGTCAAAGAATAACTCACGTCGTTCAAAATGCAGTGATTTCTAGTGCAAGTATCATCTTACTTCTGTGCTTGATCCTGGCACTAGTTGTCTTCTCATTAAAAGGGAAATTAAGAATACCATCAGTTAGAACAGCACCACTAGCTCCGTCATTCATGAATGACATGTATCCTCGAGTTTCTTACTCAGACTTGGCCCAAGCAACAGATGGCTTCACAGCCAACAATACAGTTGGCACAGGACGGTATGGATGTGTTTATAAGGGTAGGATGTTACTGAAAGAGTCTGTAATTACTGTCGCTGTGAAGGTTTTTGACCCTGAGCAATCTGGCTCTTCAAGAAGTTTTGTGGCTGAGTGTAAGGTACTTAGCAAAATTCGCCACCGCAATTTGATTGGCATCAGAACTTGCTGCTCTGACTTGAACCAAAATGACTTCAAAGCCATTGTATTTGATTTCATGCCTCACGGTGATCTTGACAAGTGGTTACATCACGACACTTATGCACCCAATTCAGTCAAAGTTCTAACACTAATGCAGAGACTGAGCATTGCTGTTGATATTGCGGCGGCACTAGACTATTTGCACAACAACTGCCAGCCAGCAATGGTTCACTGTGACTTGAAGCCCAGTAACATTCTTCTTGGGGAGGGCATGGTTGCTCATGTTGGGGACTTTGGCCTAACGAAGATTGTCACCGATCCAGAAGGCGAGCAATTGATCAATTCGAAGAGTTCGGTGGTGGGAACAATTGGATATGTTGCTCCAG AATACGGTGAAGGTGGTCAGATATCTCCATCTGGGGATGTCTATAGCTTTGGTATCGTGCTCCTTGAGATGTTTACAGCAAAGACGCCTACAGAGGCAATGTTCACCGGTGGATTTACCTTACTAGAGTATGCAAAGATGGCATATCCAGCACAACTGATGGAGATTATTGACCCTCTTCTGCTATCAGTTGAGAATACACAGGGAGATATCAATAGCATCATGTACTTTGTCACAAGACTTGCCCTAGAATGCAGTAGGAAAAGACCAACTGAAAGGTTGTCCATCAGAGATGTTGTAGCTGAGATGAACAAGATAATGGCTTGCCATGCTGCAGGAGTAACTAGGCAAAGCGGTTCCGGGTGA
- the LOC109773992 gene encoding dehydrin DHN3, which yields MEYQGQQHGQATNRVDEYGNPVAGHGAGTGMGAHGGVGTGTGAAAGGHFEPTREEHKAGGILQRSGSSSSSSSEDDGMGGRRKKGIKDKIKEKLPGGHGDQQHADGTYGQQGTGMAGTGAHGTTATGGTYGQPGQTGMTGTGTHGTDGTGEKKGIMDKIKEKLPGQH from the exons ATGGAGTACCAGGGACAGCAGCACGGCCAGGCGACCAACCGCGTCGACGAGTACGGTAACCCGGTTGCCGGACATGGCGCCGGCACCGGCATGGGCGCGCACGGCGGCGTTGGCACCGGCACCGGCGCGGCCGCTGGTGGGCATTTCGAGCCCACGAGAGAGGAGCACAAGGCCGGCGGGATCCTGCAGCGCTCCGGCAGCTCAAGCTCCAGCTCG TCTGAGGATGATGGCATgggcgggaggaggaagaagggcatcAAGGATAAGATCAAGGAGAAGCTCCCTGGTGGCCACGGTGACCAGCAGCACGCCGATGGCACCTATGGACAGCAGGGTACTGGCATGGCCGGCACCGGGGCGCATGGCACCACGGCCACAGGCGGTACCTACGGGCAGCCGGGACAAACCGGAATGACCGGTACTGGGACGCATGGCACTGACGGCACCGGCGAGAAGAAGGGCATCATGGACAAGATCAAGGAGAAGCTGCCCGGACAGCACTGA